A single region of the Gossypium arboreum isolate Shixiya-1 chromosome 12, ASM2569848v2, whole genome shotgun sequence genome encodes:
- the LOC108477780 gene encoding uncharacterized protein LOC108477780: MSPDRITLQNMEKKSNESFRQYAQRWREVAMQVQPPLLEKETTMLFISTLKAPFITHMLRSATKSFSDIVMTGEMIENAVRSGKIELGESAKKSVSRKRDNEVNNTSTFNKGQSKSFTVNQPKMVTTNQQSPKSNERKNTERPQFTPIPMTYRELYQNLFNAHVVSPFYLEPLQPPYPKWYDTNAQCEYHTGITGHSIENYTAIKKVVERLIKVGIVRFDDSVMPNVSGNPLPNHTDQGVNGISEGKNKNIKCEVTKFRTLLRQVWREMVMRGLIALDLGRESKEERNYCEFHNEVRHEIQECVEFRALVQNMMNNKEIEFYEETKNPVEGDICASEGESTVQNQTVNYPVVIISRPKNNEARVQLPPRVIIQRPAVFPYKDNKRFPWNYDCNVKIPGKESLVDTLKEDQDRGSYTRNGRRYNTASEKAQPVKEKALVVEGVKEKATKSELPVNELVNEEEAKEFLKFLKHSEYSVVEQLRKQPARISVLALLLSSEGLE, from the coding sequence ATGTCCCCCGACAGGATCACTCTCCAGAATATGGAAAAAAAGTCAAATGAAAGTTTCAGACAGTATgcacaaagatggagagaggtggccatGCAAGTTCAACCGCCACTTCTAGAAAAAGAGACAACAATGCTCTTTATTAGCACCTTGAAAGCCCcttttatcactcatatgttgAGAAGTGCCACCAAGAGCTTCTCTGACATAGTGATGACGGGAGAAATGATCGAAAATGCTGTAAGGAGCGGCAAGATAGAATTGGGAGAGAGTGCTAAGAAGTCAGTCTCGAGGAAAAGGGATAATGAAGTGAACAACACGAGTACATTCAACAAGGGGCAGTCCAAATCATTTACCGTAAATCAACCCAAAATGGTGACCACCAATCAACAAAGCCCTAAATCCAATGAAAGGAAGAACACAGAAAGGCCACAATTCACCCCTATACCTATGacgtatagggagttgtaccagaACCTATTCAACGCTCATGTGGTATCCCCTTTCTACCTGGAGCCACTGCAGCCcccgtatcccaaatggtatgacacaaacgcCCAATGTGAATACCACACGGGAATTACAGGGCATTCAATCGAAAATTACACTGCAATCAAGAAAGTGGTCGAAAGACTCATTAAGGTGGGAATCGTGAGATTTGATGACTCAGTCATGCCCAATGTATCAGGAAACCCACTCCCCAATCACACCGACCAAGGAGTGAACGGAATAAGCGAAGGCAAAAACAAGAATATTAAGTGTGAGGTTACAAAATTCAGGACTCTGTTGAGACAAGTGTGGAGGGAGATGGTCATGAGAGGTTTGATCGCGTTGGATTTGGGAAGAGAATCCAAAGAAGAGAGGAACTATTGCGAGTTCCACAATGAGGTGAGGCATGAAATCCAAGAGTGTGTGGAGTTCAGGGCCCTAGTGCAGAACATGATGAATAATAAGGAAATAGAATTTTATGAAGAGACTAAAAACCCCGTAGAGGGAGACATATGTGCGTCGGAGGGAGAGTCGACGGTACAAAATCAAACAGTTAACTACCCCGTGGTTATCATATcgagacccaaaaataatgaagctAGAGTTCAACTACCACCAAGGGTCATAATCCAGAGACCTGCAGTCTTCCCTTACAAAGATAACAAAAGGTTCCCATGGAATTATGATTGTAATGTGAAAATTCCAGGGAAGGAAAGCCTGGTCGACACTTTAAAAGAGGACCAAGATAGGGGCTCCTATACACGTAACGGGAGACGTTACAATACAGCGAGTGAGAAGGCACAGCCCGTAAAAGAAAAAGCCCTAGTGGTTGAAGGGGTGAAGGAAAAAGCGACCAAATCTGAACTTCCTGTCAATGAGCTAGTTAACGAAGAAGAGGCTaaggagtttttaaaattcctaaagcatagTGAATACAGCGTGGTGGAACAGCTACGTAAACAACCAGCTCGTATCTCAGTGCTGGCCTTACTTCTAAGCTCGGAAGGTCTTGAATGA